GGTATGCAAATCCCGTATGAGTACCGAAGTACCGGGGGGACAGACGGGAGAGGGAGTAACACATACAACTCACTTCtgcaagaaaatgaaaaaaaaaaaaaaaaacaaattcaaaACCCCAATTATGCCATGGAATATGAAGCAAAATATGGAGACGGTACCCAAGGcggaaataaatataatcaGAGTGACGGTGCCACACCTGTTAACAACAGCAGTGGTAGCAACAAAGTAAATTATCTAGAAAATTTACTAAACGAACCAACggcgaaggaaaagaaaataaaacaggaAAAGACCAACATTCTATCTATAATAGAAGCACCAACAGTGATAGAAGAAATGCGAATAAAAAAGTTTCAGAAAAAAGATGACTctgtaaaaattatatgtCCATATTTAACCAAAAAGGCATGCCAAAAGCACAACAAAGAATGCAACAAagttcattttaaaaaaattatatccgAGCATACAGATGTATCACTGGGAGATTGCTCCTATCTAGACACTTGCAGGCATATTGAAACGTGTAAATTTGTTCATTATGCGGTGGATAAAGATGACCTGGCAGTAGGTAGACATCAAGAATGCGTGAGCGAGAAGAAGGTCGAAATCTTTAGCATGACGGATAATACTTATGGACCTCAGTGGATACGATGCGATTTAAGGAACTTCGACTTGAGTATCTTCAACCAGTACGTTAGTGTCGTGATGGCAGATCCTCCGTGGGATATTCATATGGATTTACCCTACGGAACGATGACAGATAATGAAATGAAGCTGTTACCTGTGCAGCTAATACAAGATGAAGGCATGATTTTTCTGTGGGTCACTGGTAGGGCAATGGAACTGGCAAGGGAGTGCCTACAAATATGGGGTTACAAAAGGGTAGAAGAAATTTTATGGGTTAAAACAAATCACTTGCAAAGAATTATAAGAACTGGTAGGACTGGCCACTGGCTGAATCACTCCAAGGAGCATTGCCTCGTTGGCATCAAAGGAAACCCCCTTGTTAACAGAAATATCGACTGCAATGTCATCGTCTCGGAGGTGAGAGAAACTTCTAGGAAACCCGACGAAATTTACTCCCTAATTGAGCGAATGTGTCCACAGAATTTAAAAATCGAGCTTTTCGGGCGGCCCCACAATATTAGGAGCAACTGGATCACCCTGGGGAACCAACTCAACGGCGTGGTTTTGCACCACCCCCAGATTAAGGAGAGGTATAACAAGGTAGCAGCGCAGTTTAACATGCCGCTCTGTGGGGACTAGTACGGAGGTGGTACGAGGCCAGTACTACATTTCCATGACGTAAGTGCCACATGGCTACCACACGGTAAACTCGTAGTTCATCTGGAGCAGTACCCATTTAGGTTGTTACAATGAGATGGCAAACATTCGGAGCCCGGAATAGTGTCATGTACGCAATATGAACAAACTACAAAGATGCCAACTTGGGGATTACTGAAAAGAATAAGGGGGTGAAGC
The Plasmodium knowlesi strain H genome assembly, chromosome: 2 DNA segment above includes these coding regions:
- a CDS encoding N6-adenosine-methyltransferase MT-A70, putative; this translates as MSLAREKYLKRKRELLGNINIIDNNLGEKKEPNLKERKGEGKNEENSYERKIEQTLRRDKEHRVRDEWGNQGRRAPPEGSNSGGYSQISHRKNDRRNPDDRGHDVDRSHFSESTWQGKEEPLLDANHRKVILRGNKDNPVFSRSNTPDGAEQWSIRPGKLGRDSSNVSQSAHSSRSVNENMCTKDVEPTKQRDKKGTPIAGTTAYELLTNLSNIEINDSATLLIYTCKLLLQMCGKENENKDKMNMSLSSVEILREIKNRNRKNVKLLKINILNEVLTYMSRNSRDEEDQVGMNSSEPNLEKHKEIKIENACIDIENVGISIIIKVIYIKNVKNLLTKFLFQQGRSGSRGGDGIGVGRGTKKSDRGYMEDKKEMPMVAGGMQIPYEYRSTGGTDGRGSNTYNSLLQENEKKKKKQIQNPNYAMEYEAKYGDGTQGGNKYNQSDGATPVNNSSGSNKVNYLENLLNEPTAKEKKIKQEKTNILSIIEAPTVIEEMRIKKFQKKDDSVKIICPYLTKKACQKHNKECNKVHFKKIISEHTDVSLGDCSYLDTCRHIETCKFVHYAVDKDDLAVGRHQECVSEKKVEIFSMTDNTYGPQWIRCDLRNFDLSIFNQYVSVVMADPPWDIHMDLPYGTMTDNEMKLLPVQLIQDEGMIFLWVTGRAMELARECLQIWGYKRVEEILWVKTNHLQRIIRTGRTGHWLNHSKEHCLVGIKGNPLVNRNIDCNVIVSEVRETSRKPDEIYSLIERMCPQNLKIELFGRPHNIRSNWITLGNQLNGVVLHHPQIKERYNKVAAQFNMPLCGD